One window of Nicotiana tomentosiformis chromosome 11, ASM39032v3, whole genome shotgun sequence genomic DNA carries:
- the LOC104100477 gene encoding serine/threonine-protein kinase D6PKL1-like: MARLPGSSEITESMEDPASKMSEDAQMHHHMKCMKKYCIEDDINKLFEAIEIRNCNRGVSKSKRGVKDVMSKSAMKRPMRSSPSRASGIGISEPVNLKQALRGLCISQASELAAVKKQLSNASKLSTVPEMGAVKRLYRAVLVESKGPNHHVDGGVGNLMQISLVLERRMSDSSVKSPESENVPAQEQSTFVTYTTNLPEDAMKHKASKIQAESEAFCPAIDIGCDYLKEVSGQKKTLELLHSSTASCTDKMELVQDQVVPAVDEARTAAIVADREHERDLKFLSRSSIFSAGNKVIKPTSSSPSLMNPVFRSKMFSKKKVLSAFVSSSKQSNGGIDSDLACRTSEFPCETPEYAPRNSQKEEDKESPASCGVSSIEVSSSALKSGVAKLVVSSRSCNRERSILTKADERSGSKIKGQMSQSSKSSIGDYSSTTSLSDESYLSGSSRSGYRPHMSKDLRWKAIICVQKQHGNIGLRNFKLLRKLGGGDIGNVYLSELTGTNCIFAVKVMDNDLLTSKRKMTRAQTEKEILQILDHPFLPTLYAHFTNEKYSCLVMDYCPGGDLHVLRQKQPSKNFSEQAARFYVAEVLLALEYLHLLGVVYRDLKPENVLVREDGHIMLSDFDLSLRCAVNPTLLKSSSPVIEPSKKSSQCSVSSCIDPFCLNPSWQVSCFSPRFLSAAAKTRKLKADLPAQVSPLPQLVVEPTNARSNSFVGTHEYLAPEIIKGEGHGSAVDWWTFGIFLYELLYGRTPFKGLANENTLANVVSQCLKFPESPTVSSHARDLIKRLLQKEPENRLGAVRGAAEIKQHPFFDGLNWALIRCSPPPEIPRSYDLANVFPDANQQHKESSKCQNELKNIGEINIEFEMF; encoded by the exons ATGGCTAGGTTGCCTGGTAGTAGTGAGATTACAGAGTCAATGGAGGATCCTGCATCTAAAATGAGTGAAGATGCGCAAATGCATCATCACATGAAGTGTATGAAAAAATATTGTATTGAAGATGATATTAATAAACTGTTTGAGGCGATAGAGATTAGGAATTGCAATAGGGGTGTGAGTAAGTCGAAAAGGGGTGTCAAAGATGTAATGAGTAAAAGCGCGATGAAGAGGCCAATGAGATCTAGCCCCTCTCGTGCATCAGGCATAGGAATTTCTGAGCCTGTAAATTTGAAGCAGGCCTTGAGAGGATTATGCATCTCTCAGGCATCAGAGCTGGCTGCCGTGAAGAAGCAATTGTCAAACGCATCCAAGTTGTCTACAGTCCCAGAAATGGGGGCTGTCAAGAGACTGTACAGGGCTGTTTTGGTTGAGAGCAAAGGCCCTAATCATCATGTTGATGGAGGCGTAGGGAATTTGATGCAGATATCGCTCGTCCTAGAGAGGAGGATGTCAGATTCTTCAGTTAAAAGTCCTGAATCTGAGAATGTGCCAGCTCAAGAACAATCTACTTTTGTCACTTATACAACCAATCTGCCCGAAGATGCAATGAAACATAAGGCAAGTAAAATACAAGCAGAAAGTGAGGCTTTTTGTCCGGCAATTGATATTGGTTGCGATTACCTGAAAGAAGTGTCTGGCCAGAAAAAGACATTGGAGTTACTACATTCTTCAACTGCCAGTTGTACTGATAAAATGGAATTAGTACAAGATCAGGTGGTTCCTGCTGTAGATGAAGCTCGAACAGCTGCAATTGTAGCTGACAGGGAGCACGAACGAGATTTAAAGTTTTTGTCTCGCTCATCTATATTTAGTGCAGGAAATAAAGTCATCAAGCCTACTTCTAGCAGCCCAAGTTTGATGAACCCAGTTTTCAGAAGCAAAATGTTTTCTAAGAAGAAAGTCTTATCTGCTTTTGTCAGCAGTTCCAAGCAATCTAATGGTGGAATTGATAGTGATTTGGCTTGTCGTACAAGTGAGTTTCCTTGTGAGACACCTGAATATGCTCCGAGAAATAGTCAGAAAGAAGAGGATAAGGAATCTCCAGCTTCCTGTGGTGTAAGTAGCATAGAAGTTAGTTCTTCTGCTCTGAAGTCTGGTGTTGCTAAACTAGTTGTGAGCTCAAGGAGTTGTAACAGAGAAAGAAGTATACTTACAAAAGCTGATGAAAGATCGGGGTCAAAGATAAAGGGGCAGATGTCTCAAAGTTCGAAGAGTAGTATTGGGGATTATAGCAGCACCACAAGCCTTAGCGATGAAAGCTATCTCAGTGGGTCTAGTCGCAGTGGTTATCGGCCTCATATGTCAAAAGATTTAAGATGGAAAGCTATTATTTGTGTTCAGAAGCAGCATGGAAACATTGGCTTAAGGAATTTTAAGCTGCTCAGAAAACTTGGAGGTGGGGATATTGGGAATGTTTATCTTTCTGAGCTAACGGGCACAAACTGTATCTTTGCTGTGAAAGTTATGGATAATGACCTCCTGACCAGCAAGAGGAAGATGACGAGAGCTCAGACTGAAAAAGAAATTCTTCAAATACTCGATCATCCGTTTCTTCCTACACTCTATGCCCATTTTACTAATGAGAAATACTCGTGTTTAGTGATGGATTATTGTCCAGGTGGTGATCTGCATGTACTCCGACAAAAACAACCAAGCAAGAATTTCTCTGAACAAGCTGCCAG ATTTTATGTTGCTGAAGTTCTTCTTGCATTGGAATACCTTCACCTGCTTGGAGTTGTCTACCGTGACTTAAAACCCGAGAATGTATTGGTCCGAGAAGATGGTCATATCATGCTCTCTGATTTTGATTTGTCTCTAAGATGCGCTGTTAATCCTACCTTGCTGAAATCATCTTCTCCTGTCATTGAGCCTTCAAAGAAGTCTAGTCAGTGCTCAGTATCCAGCTGCATTGATCCCTTCTGCTTAAATCCATCCTGGCAAGTATCCTGCTTCAGCCCCAGGTTTTTATCTGCTGCAGCAAAGACGCGTAAGCTAAAGGCTGATCTACCTGCACAAGTCTCACCTCTACCGCAGCTTGTTGTAGAGCCAACAAATGCTCGATCCAACTCATTCGTAGGAACGCACGAGTACTTGGCTCCAGAGATTATCAAAGGGGAAGGTCATGGCAGTGCAGTAGATTGGTGGACCTTCGGAATCTTTTTGTATGAGCTTTTATATGGAAGGACTCCTTTCAAAGGGCTAGCAAATGAGAATACACTGGCCAATGTGGTTTCTCAATGTCTTAAGTTTCCAGAAAGTCCTACTGTTAGTTCTCATGCAAGAGATTTAATCAAAAGGTTGCTGCAGAAGGAACCTGAGAATAGGTTAGGAGCTGTGAGAGGGGCAGCAGAAATAAAGCAGCATCCATTCTTTGACGGACTCAACTGGGCGTTAATTCGATGCTCACCACCTCCAGAAATACCTAGATCCTACGACTTGGCAAATGTCTTCCCTGATGCAAACCAACAACATAAGGAGAGCAGTAAGTGTCAAAATGAGTTAAAAAATATAGGTGAGATCAATATTGAGTTTGAGATGTTTTAG